The genomic DNA TCTCCCACCGaaataaatttcaaatttttttatagtgtctaatttttttttcgcaTCAGCATGCATATCTGATTGTCGATCGCTCTTCGCTATCTGACAGCCGTTCCTGggtgtctgcctccggcggctggggctccgccccagaccctggttgctcctgcttcgcaggagatttctggGACCGTTTGGCGAGCAGGTCCGGGAATGGGGTGTGGGAGAGGGAATCAGAGGTCGTTTCAGCGCCGAAAAAAGCGGCAGATTTGGGTCATTTACGGCCGATTTTTGGCCAGGACACCTGGAATTTTGAGGCTGAACCCCCCGAAATTGGCCTCCGAACCTCcgagaaacgactcgagcgcagcgagaggagcagcggggtctggggcgcagccccagccgccggaggcagacgaggcagaccctgaaCCGACATTGCATGTGCCCTGCAGATGGAAAAAAGTGAACGAAAGCCGCATGATCTGAAGGGGCAGAGATCTCGAGCGACCGGTGAGAGAGttgttattttatttgaagTGTAAAGGAGATATCTGAGCTGAGAGATTGGTTCGAGTAATGCTGCTGAGTAGGGTGGCAAGAGTCAGGGCTGCCGTGGACGGGGTTTTTATTGGCTGTTATGGCAGAGCAGGATCACGTTCTGTGAGGTTTAACAGCCGGACCCAGGAAGTCCATATCAGGACTTGGAAGAGCCCTCGAAGCGTGCTCGTTTCGCCAAAATCGTGTCTAGATCTCAAACTGGTACGTTTTTCGAGCACAGtttcagctgctgatgacgTGAATGGAGATGGTTTAAAAGATCAGACAGAATTAAGACCCCATGGATCAAGTCAAGATAAGTCTCGAGAGGACCCAGAAGAACTGAAAGAAGACCTTGATTCCAGAAAATTAAATTCAGAACTAATACATACGAGACTGAAAACTTCCAGGTTTTCTAAGCATTCAGAGAAGAATCTAGAATTAGAAGACCTGACTACTGACCGTCAGTTAGGAGACACAACAACCAAGTCAGAAACAGAACATCTAGAGGAACTAGAactggaaaaagaagaagaattagACTCAGCGATATACGTGCCTCGACCACCTCGAGAAGCATTTAAGATTCTGGCACATGACTCTCCCAATTCCCCTGGCAAGAGCGTGCCCAAATACAGGCAGCTGAgcaaacagcagcagtttctGCGGTATATGGGTCGTCACAAACTGATCCGAGAAATACTCGGTAATGTCTTCAAAGAATCCAATGCCTCGTTCGAGCAAAAAGTGCAAAAAGAAGCCATCGATATAGAGACAGTCAGTGCAAGAACATTGCTAGAACTAAGACTTGAATACACCAAAGAGGCCATGAAGACCCATTTTGATAGAAAAAGTGTTAAACTCTTTAGACGGCTGTCAAGCAAAACACATCCCCGTTGGGAACCATCAAAAAACTCGAAACCGTCGAGTGCCATCGACCAGTTCTGGTCTGAAATGATCTCAGCCCGAACAAGAGCTGAAGAATCCAACGAGCCCGTCGAGCCCTGGGCCGAATGGAAAGATTACGTCAACCTATCGCATGACCCTCCAGTGATTCCTGATCTACTCCGCATGGAAAAAGCGCTCGACCAGTACTCACGAACACTCATCTCCGACCAAAACAACATTAAAATCGTCCACCTCGCGACAACCGAAATGCTCTGCCGGTCCTTCGCCAAGTATCTGGCATACCAGGTCTCTCTCAACAGCCAGTACAGTCTAGAATCACCCACGCCAACAGAACTGGCATCAGCGTACGTACGGGGAGCACatacctccggcggctggggctccgccccagaccctggttgctcctgcttcgcaggagatgtCGGGGACCGTCGAaggaaacgactcgagcgcagcgagaggagcaacggggtctggggcggagccccagccgccggaggcagcacctccagaaagaaaattaCTAACAGTGAACAGAACACCAGCTGAGGAAACAGTTGAGGTCCCGACTATGTCGCCGGCGTTGGGGATTATTGATTTAGAGAACCCGGCGTGGCTGTTTCCGGCTGCCAGGATGATTCATAGGAAGGTGTATTTGCATATTGGACCCACGAATAGTGGAAAGACGTATACCGCGTTGAGAGCTTTTCAGACGGCCAAGTCTGGGTTTTACGCCGGGCCACTGAGACTGCTGGCTCGCGAGGTGTATAGTAGGATGAAGTCGGCGAGGATTCCGTGTAATTTGGTGACGGGTGAAGAGGTTATTGAGGAGTTCGACGAGACTGGACGGCCAGCTGGACTGTGTAGTGGTACTGTAGAGATGATGGATATCAACAGACAGATGGATGTTGCAGTGTTGGATGAGATCCAGATGATTGATGACGCCGAGAGAGGGTGGGCGTGGACCCAGGCGTTTTTGGCGGTGCAAGCCAGGGAGATTCATCTCTGTGGTGATCCTAATACTGAGGAGCTGGTAAGAAAACTGGCAGCACAGGCTGGTGATGAGCTCGAGGTTGTTAATTATACACGACTCAGTCCGCTTGAAATCGAGAAGCGAGAGTTGGGTGACGACTTGCAGAAATTACAGCCTGGTGATTGTCTTGTATTCTTCTCGAAAAGACACATTCTGGCTGCTAAGAACATTATTGAGGCCGAGACTGGTGATAAATGTGCTGTAATTTACGGATCATTACCAGCCGAGACAAGATCTAAACAGGCTGAGCTGTTTAATGATCCAGACAGCGATGTTAAATACCTGGTGGCCAGTGATGCTATTGGTATGGGACTGAACTTGGCAGTAAGAAGAATCATTTTTTCTCGAGTACGCAAGTTTAATGGCCATGAACTCATCAAACTTCCAATTGCACAAGTAAAGCAGATTGCTGGTCGTGCTGGTAGGTTTCAAACAGCTCCGTCTAAAGATTCTCGTGACACTCGATCAACTGGTAATGTCGGTTATGTAACATCGTTGCATGCTCATGATAGAGAGTACATTGAACAATGTCTAGCATTGCCATCACCTCCAGTTAAACAGGCAGCGTTCTTCCCTTCGGACACTATTATTCAAGAGTTTGCACACTTTATTGGTCCACAGAGTCCGTACCATCAGATGCTGGCGCGACTGGAAGCGTCTATCAAACTACCTCCACTATACAAGTTTGTAGATTTGTCCAACATGATCACCACATCCAAGATATTTGCCAATATTCGAGGATTGCTGTTAGAAGAGATGATGACACTGGCAAAAGCGCCAGTCAGTTCGACAGACGAACGAGTCAAGAGCGCGTTCTACTCCTTCTGTTTAGTAATTGCCAACGGCCAGTCGAAAACTATTACCGAGATCCCTAATACAGGAGTAGGATACCTTGGTATGTCAGTGATTCCAAACGCAAGACCCTCTGACACTTTCGAAAGCATTCACCGCGTTTTGTCGCTCTATTTATGGCTGTCGTACCGGTTCCCCACCCACTTCCTCGACCGTACAGGAGCCATGCAACTGAAAGAGCTCTGcgaaaccaaaatcaacgACCTCCTTAAGAAATCACCCTCCATCAGCCGGATCGTGGGTCGCAAAAAGGCCAAATCCTTCAAAGCCACAGCCCTCCACGACGACTCCGAGCCCCTCAACCACCTCCAGCCTCCATCCCCCCGCCGACCACGAGCTCCCACCCGTCGTTACTCCTCCTTCTAACCCTTcgtatttatttttgtacATAAACCCTCTGCTATCTCTCAAgggggctctgcctccggcggctggggctccgccccagaccccgctgctcctctcgctccgctcgagtcgtttccgcCGATGGTCCCCACGGTCcccgccaactcctgcgaagcaggagcaaccagggtctggggcggagccccagccgccggaggccagtTGAACCCTCCCTGGACCCTGGCATGCACGTACCCGGGAGGGCATATGCGTGTATGCGCCGGGGGAGGTTCGTAGCCACGTCCGGCGTCGATGTATGCCGTTGTTCCCCATTTATCTCATCCGCATCATCCACACTTCTGTATACTATCAATTGCACATTCAAAATGGCAGACGAGCAACCAATTGGTAAGTGGCAGGTGTTTCTGTGCTTTCGGTATTGTATCGGAATTGGTTTTGTTAGGTGTTTTTTGGGGGTTTTTCGGGAATTGAGGTTGATTACATTGGCGGGGCAACCCCACGTTGGCAGGTCAGACTCAGTGAAACGAGCTTATGAGCTCGGTTTGTGTGATATGGTTTGTTATTTTCAGTTTGAACTGATCAATGGACTGGAATTAGGATGATATTGAGAATGAGGAGTTTGGTTGAGATTGTTTGGTTGTGAAAAGTTGGAGATGGGGAGTCAGATGGACTAACAGTGGCAGTGCTTGACCAGGGAACTGGTTTTGTGAAAATTGGTCGGGGCGGTACTAACTTCCCTGACCACACTTTCCCGTCGATTGTAGGACGTCCTATTCTACGAGCTGAAGAACGTACTGATTTCAATGTCGAGATTCGTGATATCATGTGTGGAGATGAAGCCAGTGCAGTACGAAGCGCTTTACAGGTGTCGTATCCTATGGAGAATGGTATTATTCGCAATTGGGAAGATATGGGCCATCTGTGGGACTATTCATTCTACGAGAGAATGAAAATCGATCCTCGTGGCCGGAAAATTCTGTTGACCGAGCCACCATTGAACCCAGTTGCCAACCGAGAGAAGATGGTCGGGACCATGTTTGAGAAGTACGGATTTAATGGTGTGTATGTGGCCATTCAGGCTGTTTTGGCATTGTATGCACAGGGTCTATCGTCAGGAGTCGTGGTTGATTCGGGAGACGGTGTTACACATATCGTGCCTGTTTACGAGTCAGTCGTGTTGAACCACCTGACCCGTCGTTTGGACATTGCTGGTCGAGATATCACCAGAAACCTCATTAATTTATTACTTAGACGAGGATACGCGTTTAACCGAACTGCGGATTTCGAGACTGTGCGCCAAATCAAGGAAAAGTTCTGTTATGTCAGTTATGATCTCGAATATGACGACCGACTGGCTAATGAGACTACTGCTCTTATGGAGACTTATGAGTTGCCTGATGGCCGTACAATTAAGCTTGGTCCCGAGAGATTCCAGGCTCCCGAGTGTCTATTCCAGCCACATTTGGTAGACAGCGAGCAGCCAGGAGTCGCCGAGTTCCTGTTCAACACCATTCAAGCCGCTGATGTCGATATCCGGTCGTCGCTTTATAAAGCCATTGTACTATCTGGAGGATCCAGTATGTACCCCGGCCTACCCAGTCGACTGGAGAAGGAGCTGAAGCAGCTGTGGCTGACCCGAGTGCTCAACGGCGACCCCGAACGACTGAGTAAGTTCAAAGTGCGCATCGAAGACCCTCCACGAAGACGACACATGGTGTTCCTCGGCGGAGCGGTGCTCGCCAACATCATGCATGATAAAGAACACATGTGGATCTCCAAAGCCGAGTGGGAAGAACATGGCGCCAACATCCTGTCCAAACTCGGTCCTAGATAACTTGTTTATACATTGTTTTCATTCTTTCGCGGGGATGtggcactgcctccggcggctggggctccgccccagaccctggttgctcctgcttcgcaggagatggctgcGACCctcgacgtaacgactcgagcggagcgagaggagccacggggtctggggcagagccccagccgccggaggcacatcgccagtggtagtagtagtagatAGTCTATTTACTTGTGTCCGTTGACACCGGTCAGTTGTGACATGTACGTGACGTAGTCGAGACTGACGCCCTCTTCTTCGGATTCGTTGGCGCCTTTGGCAAGGGGCATGCTGTTTTTCAGCTCATCGATCATGGAGTCGGGGATGAGCGAGTTCTGGAGATCCAGTTCTGTCACGTATGGTTTGCCGTTAGCAATGTCGAAAAACGATTGGTACACTTGCTCGGCTGTTTGCTGGTCTTCTGTCACTTCGACCATGAACTTGATGAACTCTTCGAACGAGACTCGCGAGTTTCCTCCACTGGCAACTACAAACACTTGATGCATCTCCTCTTCTGAATATACCAGGCCAAGACTGGCAAGTGCTCCAGAAAACTCGCTTTCTTGGAGCGAGTTGCGTTGTCCCTTGTCAAAAAACCGGAACACAGATTCAAACTCTTCAAGCTGGATGGGCGTCAGATTCGTCATGCTTCGTGCCACTATCTGGTTCTCTATAAATGCAAGTTTCTTGACCACTGACTGTTTGGCAAGACCAAGTTCGTACTCTAGCTCGTTTAATGAATACACCGTGTAATCGTTTTCTTCCACGTTGGCTTCCAGACATTGATCGTCTAGTTTTTTTAGGTCGGCCAGCATCCGGTCTAGCGGCTTCAACTGGTCACTGAGAATCGTAATGCCTTCCAGCTGCTTTTCTAGCTCACCCTCTAAATCGCTTATTTTTAATGACACTGTGTCTAGTGACAGTGATAGCTCATTGGCAGTATCGGCAAAGTTCTTTCTTAGTTTCTCTTTGATTTGTCGCatggtgttgttgatggCTCTTGATCTGGTGGCTTCTGCTGATATCAGCTCTCGCCAGATCTGTTCAAGATCTTGTAGTCGCAGACCCTCTGGAGGGACATATTCTCTCAGTCCATATGTGGCCAGTTTTGTACGAATGTTGCCCAATAGTGATGCAAGTTCAGACTTTTCAGTGATCCATTCTCGTTTAGTTGTCTTTTTATACTCGCTGAATCGACTCGATTGTAATTTGGCATCGCTATAAGTACCAGAAAACTCCGACTTGGCCCATGATTCttgtgtttttttgataGATTGGATCAATACCTTCATTCGTTTCTCAAAATTATGCTGCATTGTCAACGCAGAAGACGTCACATCGACAAACTTTTCGAGTCGACGTCCAGCAGTCTCTATCTTGTCCAGTGCCGAAAACGCATGAAACCAGTATGCAACGTAAGTCATTACGGAACGCTCGTCGGGTGATTTCACGTCACAAATATCTTCTACGTCAAGCAATTGTGGAATGccaacttcttcagctgctaatTTGAATGCTAGAGAAACGTTTTTCTTGTGATTGGATTTATCCAGctcgtcaaaatcaatcaagtcAGGACGATGACGGTCCATTAATGCACAAAATGCCAGTCCATCAGTCcaagatgatgaaaagtCTTTAATATTCACTCCTGGATATCCTGCTGTTTTACGTTGACACCATAACAGCAGACCCTCTTTTGCAGAAAGACCTTCTTCGTTGATTTCGGAAATAGTGAATCTCAAAATAAGGATCCACAGTAGTCCTAGAATCAGCTTTAGATTGCCCTCTatgatatcaccagcaccaatatTGTGTAGAAGGATGCCTCGATGCTTGATAAATGCTAACGCAGTATTGATGTTTTCAGCCTTTTGTACGTTTAATCTGGGATTTGGATTATATCGGCCAAGCGGCTCATTGCCTATTATCTCTAATAGTTGAATAAGTCGTACTCCACTAGTGAAATCTGTTATCAGATCTTTCATAGGTGGGATATTGTTGGCTTCGAAATATGTATTCGCCCATCGTAAAAAGGCTTTGTGCTGTGTTGCGATCCATCCGGGAAGCGGTTTACTGCCGTTGGACGTCGTAGTCATTATATTCGATGTCGTTATCATTGCTGCTATAATCGGAAATAATCGTAAGGATTAAAAACCTGCTGAtactattattttcaagagaTGGAAATAAATTTCGTTAAAATGTCGTCCAAAACTGTTGGCTCGCGAAATTCAAATGCGTATAAAACCCAGCCTGTTGGTGTCGATTTCGTGTTTACTGTCTTTGAAATGTCTCTGTTCTACTTCGCTTATTCCTGTAAGACATGGGTTGACATGGGTACCAGGTGTCGGATATCAAACTTGGTTCATgcaataatgataataaataaataaataaaaactcCTACGATTTGAAtatgaaataaatagtcaAACAATTGGATTGTGCGTCGAATGCTATGGCCACCTACTTTACTCAATTCAATTACAAGGATTGAAAAACAACGAACGATATCGAACGGAATAATATGGTATGATCAATTACTGATGTCCAAAAAACCCGGACTAACCGAATAGTCTAGTCAACAAATCAATGTGagaaaagttcaaaaatCAAGATCAAATACCAGACAAAACGAGGTTCGATTTGAAATTCCAATCCAAGTGCAATCTAAAAGTCCGTTTAAAAGATCTCACAACTCTGTAGTTTCcacaatcaaatcaattgaAGCACCGTTTAAAAGATCTTGATGTATAGGAATAAACCTGTAACTGGTCAGTTCTAACTCGTTCCAACCAACTTTAAACAGATTTAAGGTTGAAGTCAATATAGTTTCAGTCTTGTAGTGTGAGCAAATCACCCATTTAATGAAGTAACCTGATATCCCTTGCAACAATCCGATAAGTTTATATTTTGACCTGTCAAGACTTGCTCGAAATCCTCAAATAATACTCGACgaagtaaacaaaaaaagaccTGCAATAGATTCACTAgtaaccaccaccaccaaattCGATATCGGTACTGGATTATACTAATAATTACTAACACAGTCTCAAACCCATCAAAcaaaccttttttttcttactAACTGTCCCTGTGTTCTGTGTATTGATTCACCCTGGTGGGGGCGGAGCGTCCTTGAAGTTTAATTAAATCTCACACGAGAGGCGGGGTGGTCAATTACTGAAGTGGGACACCATTATAAAGAATGCATACGCAGTCGACGCGACTAGATTTGCTCCTGCACATCTTACAAGTATTTCTGTATCGAATATTACTTACGAAATTTTGTTACTTCTAATTAAAGTAATAATTTTAGTGAATCTAGATAAGATGCGGCGATGACGTtagtttatatatataccaacttccatcttcaccactGACCTTaaccagtaccagttgCTTAGTATGCTGGAACTATAAAAGAAACATTTAGGGCCTACCCTAAtggataatattaatattaaagAAGAATGATAATTTAGCTACCACTAAAAGCCATTCATATATGTCCAATTGGATCTGCTATTGCGTGTTTATTAATAACACCCCCTGAATTCAATGTTTGTTTACCTGCAATGCACTCTGGCCTAGATACCAGGCAAGTGTCCAATTATTTTCTGGTCTAATGAGGCTATGCAACGCGTAATGTGGCGATTAAAAAGTACTTTTGAAGGAAGTTGAATGAAGCAAAAAAGATGttttcaaattcatcaCTGCGAATTCTGCGGATCGAACGCAGGACCTCCAGATATCAAGACCAAAGTACACTTCAGTCTGGCGCTCTCCCAACTGAGCTAAATCCGCTAACCATTGGACATGATTCTTGGTGTTCCGTCCAGAGCTAATATTACCACAAAAATAGGCCATTTTGTGGGCCCAGCTTCCGTTGCTATGTCTTTAATTTAGGTCCTAATACTGTTCTCTATACGCTCAAGCCGGGAATAGAGGCTCTGACCACGGTTTGGGTCCGTTTTGTACCCTTTAAAACTGCACCTGCAGCCTGATAGAGGCCCTGTAAAGGCTTTTGAACTAGCCAAAGCTTGCCAACGGTTCGAGGATTGGCTATTCTCCTTTCAATAAGATATAAATAGCCAATTTATTAATAGTTTCTGAAGATTGATAACATTAAAGTTATTATTTAACACTTTGTGGAATAAGAATAAGCTGAAGAAGTGTTCAAAACTTCATGAATAtatgataaatatatccTTCTCAGTATGCTTATATCGATTCTGAGATTGCTACAGTCGGGGTAATTATGGCGAGCTGTATGATAACGACGACATTAATTCATACTCCATTCAAACAACATGGACTCAAATCGAGGTAAGTCGACCacaaaatagaaaaatGCAGTTATAAATGGTTGACTAACTTTTGATAGTACATCCCCTTTTGGCACAAGTCCCACTAATTGTTTCGCCATCGCTACGACCGCCACAAGCGATCACACTTCCTTATAATTTCCGCAAACTTCCAAAGACACTACCACCAGAGGTTGGTTCTTTCGATGCTCTTGAAAAGGTCATAACTGATACAAGTGGATTTTTGGATGCTTTAGATGTAAAACATACAGAAAGATGCGATGCATACGAGAAATGGAAGAAAGAGGCCGAAAAACAGGAGATACAAGAGAAGCGCCGTATCGCACCAGGATACCTGGATACCTCTAATCGGATATTAGAACCTGTTAGACAGGTCCAAAGCCCGACAACGTCAAATTCTGTTCCATCATCGCCGgttcaagaaaaagaaccAGAATCCGAACCAGAGTCAGTAGAGGACCAACTGCGACAGGTGTTTGATAATGTCACCATTAAATAGGCCATTGCTTTACCTGCTATGACTACATCAGTCCAGACTTCTGTCGgtctgttcttgttgatatttcaaGATAATACACAATCTTTCTTGCCTTTGAAGACATTCCAGTCGGCTCAGCGAGAAAGAATATCACTTCCGTACTTGTCTAAAGTAGTTTGAGCTACATGGAGTGGATGATTGGGCGGTGTCAACTTGATCTTAAACCATAGCACATTCAATCCACGCCTAATCAGAAGtacttatttatatattaacTATTTTGCATTGAAATTAACTGTCTGGAATTTCTCTCTTAACTTATGACTGAAATACTGGTATCTTGATACAGTCACGTGATCGTTCATTTCTCGATATATTTGATCTCTCCGGAGTTCAGATAATTGTTTAATTTTATATTTCCACATTTCTGTCAGTTCAGTCGGCCTGCTATGCGATTCAAGGCGACTATTCACAATGCGGATGTGTTTCGAAGTAAGTATACGGGAATCCAGCTGAACCATATTCTACTACCACTGACAGTCTCCACCATCCTAGACACTCCGCTTCGTCTCCAACGATCCTAGacgctccgcgaagcggagcaccacggggtctggggcggagccccagccgccggaggcaaacgGGGCCACAAATATGTTACAAACCAGTCCAGTAACAGTCAGGAAGTGCTAACGAGATTCAATTGCAGATATTTGTGGCGCATTGGCGACGTTGAGGAAGGTATGTCAGATGCATCTTTCGCCCACCGAGCTCCGTCTGGTGTCTCTCGTCGACAAAAGCAGTACTCAGCTGTGGAGTATTCACCCTGTGGAGCTGATGTTTGATGACTACGTGGTTGTATCGAACGACGAGAACACGATAATTCTCGAACTGAACATCGATACCATGTACCGAGCGATACGGTCGTTTGATACTGGTGGACGAGGGATCGGATCGATTTCCCTGAAACTCAGAAGACAGAACAAAACGCCACTCTTACGAGTCAGTTTTGAACAGTCCATGGGAATTGGAGATAGTACATATGTCCAGCATGAATTTCCTGTCAGATTAGTCCGAGTTGACGAACGAAAAGCCATAGAAGAACCGCAATGTCCACCGCCAGACCTCTACCTCGAACTGCCAAACGCACTGAGTGAAATTAACCGAGTCATTGACAAGTTTAAAGCACTAGGAACACATGTTCGGATCCGAGTCAACAAACTCGGCCACATCTCTTTCGAAGTTCATGGTGACGGTCTACGAGTCGAATCAACATTCAAGTACGGGAAAGTCGTGCTCGCAGTTGACGACGAAAACAATACCACTCAACCACCAGAACTCGAACAAGACCCGTATTCCAACGAGCCAGCCAACGACCCCTCTGTAACAGTCATGCTCAAAGACCTGTCCAACGTGCTCCGAATCACCACCGTCGTCAAACGAATCGTGGTCGGCGTCTGCAACGAGTACGCCCTTATCCTCTACTGCTACCTCGACCGCGATCCGGACAAACACGACGATTCCGGCGACGAAGAGGTGCTCACGTATTATATGAGCCACTTCGACGTATAACTGGGAGAGGgaggtgtgcctccggcggctggggctccgccccagaccccgctgctcctctcgcttcgctcgagtcgggcgtcggggtgTCCAGTTCGCTCGGACGGCACAAGTATTTATTTGCAGACTGTTCTATGTGTTTTTTTACAcggtatttatttattgcttgATGAAGTCGTTCATGAAGTCGACAAGCAGGTCGATGCTCTTCTCCGAAACAGCGTTATCTGTGTCATGTTAGTACTAATAACCCACcagctgggaccgtcgacgcaacgactcgagcgcagcgagaggagcagcggggtctagggcggagccccagccgccggaggcaaaacaTCCCCAGTAGACTTACAGTTGGAAACACGGATTCCCCCGACCGAACGGTGACCCTTGAGACCGGTGAGGCCCCAGATGGCTGCTTCTTTGATAAaagtttcttcttttccatcTCCGGGGATGGTGAAGACAATGTTCATGTTGCTGCGGGCAGTAGGGGCCACTGGAGATTTGTAGATCTCGGGGTGCTTGTCGAGGAGAGCGTAGATTTTGGCAGCCTTGCGTTTACTTTCTTCACCTTGAGCTTTGAGACCGCCTTTGGCTAGCAGGTGCTCGACGTTCAATTGCACGATTCGTAGCGCGAAAATCGACAGAGTGTTATAGGCCGAGTTGTTCTTGACAAGAGTGGGGAAGTCCAAGAAGATGGGGATGATGGGCACTTGTAACTGTCTCAATTGCTCGAGAGAAGCATGTTGCAATAGactcttcttgataatGTATAGCGAGATACCGGCAATGCCAATGTTCTTTTGAGCACCTCCAAAGATGAGTCCAAACTTGGACACATCAACTGGTTTGGATAGGAAGTTTGACGACATGTCAGCAACCAGTTCAACTCCTTCAGGAACCTCAGGAGGAGCATGGAATTCGACACCTCCAACAGTTTCGTTATCACAATAATAAACATAAGCAATGTCTTCAGCATTAGGAGTGAATTTCCAGTCCGATTGAGCAGGAATCACACCATATTTGCCGTTAGGAGTGAATTTTCTAGCATCAACAACGATATTGACATCGGCACCTAATCGTtccgcttcttcagcagctttttGACTCCATGATCCAGTAACAATATAATTGGCAACACCTTTCTTGCCAGTCTTATGAGCATGAGCTGCTAACAAATTACCagcgacagcagcaaaacCGCCAGTACCACCACCCTGAGCAAAAAACACCTCGTGAGTATCAGGAACGTCCAAAAGCTGAGTGACTTTCTGTTTGGTagtattaataatatcaattgCCTGTGACGAACGATGAGACATCTCGCCCAAACCGATCCCCAAGTTCTGATACTGAATGAGCTCTACAGCGGCCTGTTGAAGAACCTCTGTAGGCAACAGAGCAGGTCCTGCTCCAAAATAGTGAGGAGGCGCTCTGTCTAATTTGTTAAGAACCATTGCAAATCTCTcgttattttttttgttcaaaaAATCCACGTTTCTCCGTCAGGTCTGAATCCACGAAAGAGTCAGGCTGATTCAGTCtcgatatatataaatatgcacAAAGAGAGATGACTCTCCGACGACTCCTCCCAAACGGGAAACTCACCTGCAGATCTTCAACATGCCGGATAAATCTACTCTGgtcggggtctgcctccggcggctggggctccgcccc from Sugiyamaella lignohabitans strain CBS 10342 chromosome D, complete sequence includes the following:
- the ARP2 gene encoding actin-related protein 2 (Essential component of the Arp2/3 complex; Arp2/3 is a highly conserved actin nucleation center required for the motility and integrity of actin patches; involved in endocytosis and membrane growth and polarity; required for efficient Golgi-to-ER trafficking in COPI mutants; GO_component: GO:0005885 - Arp2/3 protein complex [Evidence IEA]; GO_component: GO:0005885 - Arp2/3 protein complex [Evidence IDA] [PMID 10377407]; GO_component: GO:0030479 - actin cortical patch [Evidence IEA]; GO_component: GO:0005737 - cytoplasm [Evidence IEA]; GO_component: GO:0005856 - cytoskeleton [Evidence IEA,IEA]; GO_component: GO:0005739 - mitochondrion [Evidence IDA] [PMID 11248049]; GO_function: GO:0005524 - ATP binding [Evidence IEA,IEA]; GO_function: GO:0005524 - ATP binding [Evidence IDA,IMP] [PMID 15657399]; GO_function: GO:0016887 - ATPase activity [Evidence IMP] [PMID 16862144]; GO_function: GO:0003779 - actin binding [Evidence IEA]; GO_function: GO:0000166 - nucleotide binding [Evidence IEA]; GO_process: GO:0006200 - ATP catabolic process [Evidence IMP] [PMID 16862144]; GO_process: GO:0034314 - Arp2/3 complex-mediated actin nucleation [Evidence IEA]; GO_process: GO:0034314 - Arp2/3 complex-mediated actin nucleation [Evidence IMP] [PMID 16862144]; GO_process: GO:0032258 - CVT pathway [Evidence IMP] [PMID 18287533]; GO_process: GO:0007015 - actin filament organization [Evidence IMP] [PMID 10377407]; GO_process: GO:0030476 - ascospore wall assembly [Evidence IMP] [PMID 17118118]; GO_process: GO:0051654 - establishment of mitochondrion localization [Evidence IMP] [PMID 16107558]; GO_process: GO:0000001 - mitochondrion inheritance [Evidence IMP,IPI] [PMID 11248049]; GO_process: GO:0030833 - regulation of actin filament polymerization [Evidence IEA]) is translated as MCGDEASAVRSALQVSYPMENGIIRNWEDMGHLWDYSFYERMKIDPRGRKILLTEPPLNPVANREKMVGTMFEKYGFNGVYVAIQAVLALYAQGLSSGVVVDSGDGVTHIVPVYESVVLNHLTRRLDIAGRDITRNLINLLLRRGYAFNRTADFETVRQIKEKFCYVSYDLEYDDRLANETTALMETYELPDGRTIKLGPERFQAPECLFQPHLVDSEQPGVAEFLFNTIQAADVDIRSSLYKAIVLSGGSSMYPGLPSRLEKELKQLWLTRVLNGDPERLSKFKVRIEDPPRRRHMVFLGGAVLANIMHDKEHMWISKAEWEEHGANILSKLGPR
- the hus1 gene encoding checkpoint clamp complex protein Hus1; this encodes MYRAIRSFDTGGRGIGSISLKLRRQNKTPLLRVSFEQSMGIGDSTYVQHEFPVRLVRVDERKAIEEPQCPPPDLYLELPNALSEINRVIDKFKALGTHVRIRVNKLGHISFEVHGDGLRVESTFKYGKVVLAVDDENNTTQPPELEQDPYSNEPANDPSVTVMLKDLSNVLRITTVVKRIVVGVCNEYALILYCYLDRDPDKHDDSGDEEVLTYYMSHFDV